A region from the Palaemon carinicauda isolate YSFRI2023 chromosome 9, ASM3689809v2, whole genome shotgun sequence genome encodes:
- the LOC137646931 gene encoding LOW QUALITY PROTEIN: hairy/enhancer-of-split related with YRPW motif protein-like (The sequence of the model RefSeq protein was modified relative to this genomic sequence to represent the inferred CDS: inserted 1 base in 1 codon; deleted 1 base in 1 codon) codes for MKRTLSESDCDDIYSADEKDEECGSSGGGGVSRKRRRGIIEKRRRDRINNSLSELRRLVPAAFEKQGSAKLEKAEILQMTVDHLKMLHTKGLDALAYDPNKFAMDYHNIGFRECAAEVARYLVTIEGMDIQDPLRLRLMSHLQCYAAQRDLANKQAASSWGWGSPQPPTASTYTTGSSLSGSSLPGSSLSGXXLPGSSLSGFQGHVLSPHGTSAPVPTTHHHPAGVPHHVPTGLDQSHGMSAFSAPSTSVHQEVGPTGTCLGTQGGSRVPSTGAGAPHVPPVSMATAGTQHTNYHLNLNAHTFPANPSSNLPNLSLSNPGALNPTGYNPSLQGSTSGXKPYRPWGAEIAY; via the exons ATGAAAAGAACTTTGAGTGAGAGTGACTGCGATGACATATACTCCGCAGATGAAAAAGA CGAGGAATGCGGCAGCAGCGGCGGCGGCGGTGTTTCCCGCAAGCGGAGACGCGGCATCATCGAAAAGCGGCGACGGGACCGTATAAACAATTCCTTGTCAGAGCTGCGACGCCTGGTGCCCGCAGCCTTCGAGAAGCAGGGCTCGGCCAAACTGGAGAAGGCCGAGATCCTGCAGATGACTGTTGACCACCTGAAGATGCTTCACACCAAAG gCTTGGACGCCTTGGCATACGACCCAAACAAATTCGCCATGGACTACCACAACATCGGCTTCAGGGAATGCGCGGCGGAGGTCGCCAGGTATCTGGTCACCATTGAGGGCATGGACATCCAGGACCCACTGCGCCTGCGCCTCATGAGTCACCTGCAGTGCTACGCCGCCCAGCGGGACCTGGCCAACAAGCAGGCGGCCTCTTCCTGGGGTTGGGGCTCGCCCCAGCCTCCTACGGCTTCGACCTACACTACGGGGTCGTCTCTGTCCGGATCCTCGCTTCCGGGCTCCTCCCTCTCAGG NNNNNCGCTTCCGGGCTCCTCCCTTTCAGGATTCCAAGGACACGTCTTGTCC CCCCACGGCACATCGGCTCCTGTACCCACGACGCATCATCACCCGGCGGGCGTCCCTCATCACGTCCCCACGGGGTTGGACCAAAGTCACGGCATGTCAGCCTTCAGTGCCCCGTCTACGAGCGTCCACCAAGAAGTAGGCCCCACAGGGACCTGCTTGGGGACGCAGGGGGGATCGCGAGTGCCAAGCACGGGAGCTGGAGCGCCCCACGTCCCCCCCGTAAGCATGGCCACGGCCGGTACCCAACATACGAATTATCACCTGAACCTGAACGCGCACACATTCCCAGCCAATCCCTCCTCTAACTTGCCCAATCTCAGTCTCTCGAACCCGGGGGCCTTAAATCCTACAGGATACAATCCCTCCTTGCAAGGGAGTACCTCAG TCAAGCCTTACAGGCCCTGGGGCGCCGAAATCGCCTATTAA